One window from the genome of Rudanella lutea DSM 19387 encodes:
- a CDS encoding ParA family protein — translation MEGLYTKARVIAVINHKGGVGKTTTTSSLGAALASRGFRVLLVDLDPQSNLSQILGVEQPESQVAHALLTDAPLPVINVSENLSLAPSDLELADAEMIDGIILTRVDRRLVIHKEIIQTVRQDLSDFRVLNTEIRLNAALKESQYAQKDIFQYSNSSPGAQDYKQLASEYVTHFGN, via the coding sequence ATGGAAGGGTTGTACACTAAGGCGAGAGTGATTGCAGTGATTAACCACAAAGGCGGAGTCGGCAAAACGACGACCACCTCCTCGCTAGGGGCTGCTTTAGCCAGCCGTGGTTTTCGCGTATTATTAGTTGATCTGGACCCACAGAGCAACCTAAGTCAGATTCTTGGGGTGGAGCAGCCTGAAAGTCAGGTGGCACACGCCTTATTGACGGATGCGCCCCTGCCGGTTATCAACGTTTCTGAAAATCTGAGTTTAGCACCGTCTGACCTTGAACTGGCCGACGCTGAAATGATTGATGGAATCATACTTACCAGAGTTGACCGTCGATTAGTTATACACAAAGAGATTATTCAGACTGTTCGTCAGGATCTCTCAGATTTTAGGGTACTCAATACAGAGATTCGACTCAATGCAGCTCTAAAAGAATCCCAATACGCTCAGAAAGATATATTTCAGTATAGCAATTCTTCCCCTGGGGCCCAAGACTACAAACAACTTGCGAGTGAATATGTCACTCATTTTGGCAATTAA
- a CDS encoding helix-turn-helix domain-containing protein translates to MNPIALKIRKLREIHNYPQEYVAFQLGVSQAAYSKKETGRTELSLTVLQQVATLYGISLVDLISLTLQDLIVHAVKQQVS, encoded by the coding sequence ATGAATCCGATTGCGCTCAAAATCCGCAAACTACGTGAAATCCACAACTACCCTCAGGAGTACGTTGCATTTCAGTTAGGAGTCAGCCAGGCCGCATACAGCAAAAAAGAAACCGGCCGCACCGAACTGTCGCTAACCGTTTTGCAGCAGGTGGCTACTCTGTACGGCATTAGCCTCGTAGACCTCATTAGTCTTACGCTACAGGATCTTATTGTTCATGCGGTAAAGCAGCAGGTTTCATAG
- a CDS encoding HesA/MoeB/ThiF family protein: protein MFSSSVGSGIQLRNSGDQIQVWTDEPVTNIAREAGQRTAQAFGERSYDLLRRLKVGVVGCSGTGSPVIEQLARLQVGHLVLVDPDMIEKKNLNRILHSTYQDAVDHRPKVDVLGDGVVSMQLGTDVTRIQANLYDDTDVLLELAGCDVLIGCMDSVDGRFLLNRLATFYLVPYLDLGVKLQADGTGGIEHISGAVHFLQPGKSSLITRGMFDETDVRSASEYRKDPETFSERVKHDYFRDVPVNRSAVISVNMLTAAAAVCELLNRLHPFRKEPAHQVLEMTEGYWANTEESYFPVDDYLVRRIGRGTLQPFLEMVDLNIPILC from the coding sequence TTGTTCTCTTCCTCAGTTGGTTCGGGTATCCAACTCCGTAACTCAGGCGATCAGATTCAAGTATGGACTGACGAGCCGGTGACGAACATTGCGCGAGAAGCCGGGCAACGCACGGCGCAGGCTTTTGGTGAACGCTCCTATGATCTTCTTCGGCGGCTGAAGGTTGGCGTAGTCGGCTGCTCTGGCACGGGTAGCCCGGTGATTGAACAGCTAGCCCGGTTGCAGGTAGGTCACTTAGTACTGGTCGATCCTGATATGATTGAAAAGAAAAACCTTAACCGGATTCTTCATTCGACCTATCAGGACGCAGTAGACCACCGTCCCAAAGTGGACGTGCTTGGTGATGGGGTTGTTTCTATGCAGTTAGGAACAGACGTCACCCGCATACAAGCCAATCTGTACGACGACACGGACGTATTACTTGAGCTTGCCGGTTGCGACGTGCTAATCGGCTGTATGGACAGCGTCGATGGCCGGTTCCTGCTTAACCGACTGGCTACATTTTACCTGGTCCCCTACCTTGATTTGGGCGTAAAGCTACAGGCCGACGGGACAGGTGGCATTGAGCACATTAGTGGGGCGGTACATTTCCTTCAACCCGGTAAATCGTCGCTGATAACGCGGGGCATGTTCGATGAGACAGATGTACGTTCGGCTTCAGAATACCGGAAGGATCCAGAGACGTTTTCCGAGAGGGTGAAACACGACTATTTCCGGGATGTACCTGTCAATCGCTCAGCGGTCATCTCCGTCAATATGCTGACCGCTGCGGCAGCCGTTTGCGAATTGCTCAATCGCCTACACCCTTTCCGCAAGGAACCCGCCCATCAAGTACTGGAGATGACAGAAGGCTATTGGGCCAACACCGAGGAGTCCTACTTTCCGGTAGATGACTATTTAGTGCGTAGAATTGGCCGGGGTACGTTACAGCCTTTCTTGGAGATGGTGGACCTTAACATACCGATTTTATGCTGA
- a CDS encoding sensor histidine kinase — protein MKKWFRVGLHVGLWILFYFGVERWMTTKIHRDNALVINVISGIDFILNVSLFYFFGYFIFPRFLYKKKIIVTIVSIVVVYYLTYLINYFTFKSLLSVTDGYVGKEKTYIRRAWDIFLKDEGGWLGAFTSLRLLAWNYSISLFVPTILLSIKSIRDILNFQRKSAKLEHDKLILERDKLTLERDKLALEQENLQLEVNFLKSQINPHFLFNTLNSVYVDIMDTNEQAAEQVLKLASLMRYGLYESNQGQSDLEKELAYIQNYLDLERIRHGHKVSIGFDQAGNFSGYQIAPLLLISLVENAFKHGVRKSKQAAFIHINASIQDGLFTFIVKNSLGVSETDKAGSEPGGVGLVNTRKRLQILYPDQHELAVNTSPNTYQVTLQLRLT, from the coding sequence ATGAAGAAGTGGTTTAGAGTTGGCTTGCATGTAGGGCTATGGATACTGTTCTACTTTGGTGTAGAACGATGGATGACTACAAAAATTCACAGAGATAATGCCCTGGTTATAAACGTTATTAGTGGCATAGACTTTATCTTAAATGTGTCTTTGTTCTATTTTTTTGGCTACTTTATTTTTCCTCGGTTCTTATACAAGAAGAAGATTATTGTTACGATCGTTTCTATTGTAGTGGTCTATTACCTAACTTATTTAATTAACTACTTTACTTTCAAAAGTTTATTGAGTGTTACGGATGGATATGTAGGGAAAGAGAAGACATACATAAGACGTGCCTGGGACATCTTCTTAAAAGATGAAGGTGGGTGGCTTGGTGCTTTTACAAGTTTGCGTTTGTTGGCCTGGAATTACTCTATAAGTCTTTTTGTACCAACAATTCTCTTATCGATCAAATCCATTAGGGATATCCTTAACTTTCAAAGAAAGAGTGCGAAACTAGAACATGATAAGCTCATTCTGGAACGCGATAAATTGACGCTGGAGCGCGATAAATTAGCCCTTGAGCAAGAGAATCTTCAGTTAGAAGTCAACTTTCTTAAATCGCAGATCAACCCTCACTTCTTGTTCAATACGTTGAACAGTGTCTATGTCGACATTATGGACACCAATGAACAGGCTGCCGAGCAGGTGTTGAAGCTCGCCAGCCTGATGCGATATGGTTTGTATGAGTCAAATCAGGGACAGTCTGACCTGGAAAAAGAGTTAGCGTACATTCAGAATTATCTGGATCTCGAACGTATTCGACATGGACATAAAGTAAGCATCGGGTTTGACCAAGCCGGTAACTTCTCGGGTTACCAGATTGCTCCGCTCCTGTTAATTTCGTTGGTTGAGAATGCGTTTAAACACGGTGTCCGCAAAAGTAAGCAAGCGGCTTTCATCCATATAAATGCTTCGATCCAGGATGGTTTATTCACGTTTATCGTCAAGAATAGCCTTGGAGTCTCCGAAACCGACAAAGCCGGGTCCGAGCCGGGGGGGGTTGGTCTGGTAAACACCCGGAAACGTCTTCAAATTCTATATCCTGACCAGCACGAATTAGCTGTTAATACCAGCCCTAATACCTATCAGGTGACGCTCCAGCTAAGACTGACATAA
- a CDS encoding DUF6527 family protein — MARTWMQKLKLRLLRLFFDTHYLAQRVDDLPEHIHERRIYLVGASEAPWLIAFQCPCGCGNLIQLNTLKEAKPRWTYEHHRFNHISLAPSVWRKVGCKSHFWIRNGKVAWC, encoded by the coding sequence ATGGCACGTACCTGGATGCAGAAGCTAAAACTTAGGCTTCTGCGTCTTTTTTTTGATACACACTACCTTGCCCAGCGCGTTGACGATTTACCAGAGCATATCCATGAACGTCGTATCTACTTAGTTGGTGCATCGGAAGCCCCCTGGCTGATCGCGTTTCAGTGTCCTTGCGGCTGTGGGAATCTAATTCAGCTCAATACCCTGAAAGAAGCTAAACCGCGCTGGACTTACGAACACCACCGCTTTAATCACATCAGCTTAGCACCTTCTGTATGGCGCAAAGTTGGTTGTAAAAGCCATTTCTGGATTCGTAACGGTAAGGTTGCGTGGTGTTAG
- a CDS encoding LytR/AlgR family response regulator transcription factor, producing the protein MQQTIRCFIVDDEAPAHVLLEKYIKRVPYLELVGQVYDAVEALFAIEQAKPDLIFLDIEMPEMTGIEFLKALPAHRPDFSRPAVVMVTAYSEYAVQGFEHDVLDYLLKPAPFERFMQAINKFKARQGITTSNVLSPDSSPGLPASEPVIKPIAESESTETAGQKGNFFLVKEDKKLIRVAPADILFVESDSDYLTIHLADRTILTYMTMGKLETMLPAEEFLRVNRSYIIRLGAIKEIDGNLITTLNGKRVPIGVTYRDRVMEVLKRMMR; encoded by the coding sequence ATGCAGCAAACAATCCGTTGTTTTATTGTAGACGATGAAGCGCCCGCTCACGTCCTGCTCGAAAAATATATCAAACGCGTTCCTTATCTGGAGTTGGTAGGGCAAGTCTACGATGCTGTTGAAGCTCTGTTTGCCATTGAGCAGGCTAAACCCGATCTGATTTTTTTGGACATTGAGATGCCTGAGATGACGGGTATCGAATTCCTGAAAGCCTTACCCGCTCACCGGCCCGACTTTTCACGGCCGGCGGTGGTGATGGTAACCGCCTACTCGGAGTATGCCGTGCAGGGGTTCGAACACGACGTCTTGGACTACCTGTTAAAGCCCGCACCTTTTGAACGGTTTATGCAGGCTATCAACAAATTCAAAGCCCGACAAGGCATAACAACTTCAAACGTGCTCTCCCCCGATAGCTCACCTGGTTTACCGGCCTCCGAGCCGGTGATAAAACCAATAGCCGAATCAGAGTCGACTGAGACAGCAGGGCAAAAAGGCAATTTTTTTCTGGTAAAAGAAGATAAGAAGCTGATCCGGGTGGCTCCTGCCGATATTCTCTTTGTGGAGAGCGACAGCGATTACCTCACCATCCATTTAGCCGATCGTACGATCTTAACCTATATGACGATGGGGAAGCTGGAGACGATGCTTCCGGCAGAGGAGTTTCTGCGGGTCAATCGTTCGTATATAATTCGGTTGGGGGCCATCAAGGAAATAGACGGAAATCTGATTACAACATTGAACGGGAAGCGGGTGCCAATTGGGGTTACCTACCGAGATCGGGTAATGGAGGTGTTGAAACGCATGATGCGGTAG
- a CDS encoding tyrosine-type recombinase/integrase: MNRAIVALLVLEGLRFVEVTRLTVGDVEFDKGQLQIRGKGKNTKKAIKLFAPCAKALRQYIQSDGVVSPTSPRSYPDSRTALFPELKTAQIRYRVDKYLRALDLKRPKMSAHSLHHTAGQIMIDKGVEPMWVQYHLRHELFETTQFYIKKQTERDYFVKMPNTM, from the coding sequence TTGAACAGAGCCATTGTGGCTCTGCTGGTATTGGAAGGACTTCGTTTCGTCGAGGTAACGCGGCTGACCGTCGGCGATGTGGAGTTTGACAAGGGGCAGCTCCAGATACGTGGCAAAGGGAAAAACACAAAAAAGGCCATTAAGCTCTTTGCCCCCTGCGCCAAAGCCCTTCGCCAGTACATACAATCTGATGGGGTAGTTTCGCCGACCTCTCCCCGCTCTTACCCAGATAGTCGGACCGCCTTATTTCCCGAACTGAAAACAGCCCAGATCCGCTACCGGGTTGACAAGTACCTGAGAGCCCTTGATTTGAAACGACCCAAGATGTCGGCCCATAGCCTGCACCACACGGCGGGGCAGATCATGATTGACAAAGGAGTAGAGCCGATGTGGGTGCAGTACCATCTTCGGCACGAACTGTTCGAGACGACGCAGTTTTACATTAAAAAGCAGACAGAGCGCGACTACTTCGTGAAGATGCCGAATACGATGTGA
- a CDS encoding sulfatase-like hydrolase/transferase: MSIRTLILGVILLLAASIAARSSTPPSKQKPNIIFILTDDLGYGDLGVLYQNGRQSAGKPNLHTPHLDNMARQGMLLTRHYVPAPVCAPSRASLMLGVHQGHANIRNNQFDKALADNHTIASVLKQAGYATALVGKWGLQGLQGDSPQTWEAYPTKRGFDYFLGYVRHRDGHNHYPAHPARERPPVELYQGNEEISRQLQGVYTADLFTATAKRWITTQNQTRKGEPFFLYLAYDTPHASLQVPAKAYPQGGGLKGGVQWLGQDGRYINTASENIDSYIHPDYASKPWPDEQKRHATMVRRIDDGIGDLMQLLKDLKIDQETLVVFTSDNGPHTESYGYGPYQPTFFDSYGSMDGIKRDVWEGGIRVPLIARWPGHIGAGRRDDTPSGFHDWLPTLADMAAVPAPANTDGVSLLPLLSGKGKQTPPTVYIEYQVTGKTPEFEEFLPAHRGQAHGEMQVIYEDGYKGIRINLKSSQDDFQIYDTRVDAQERTNLAGSSLYFQRLQERMKDRVLQLRRPDTSAVRPYDRDFMPALRQVRATERGIAYRMYEITSPWAPLPTSLREGPIKSGVSEGLNVDILTPGKGMVIEFRGLLAVPEDGEYSFALQTVQGAVMRLHEATILDAGRQNRAGHSHIATVRLAKGMHPVSLVYTSGPTKVPALTVQWSGPGFTAKPLALYQNPTGSASN, from the coding sequence ATGTCGATACGAACCCTTATTCTTGGTGTGATTTTGCTACTGGCTGCGTCAATAGCTGCCCGCTCGTCAACCCCACCCTCAAAACAAAAGCCCAATATCATTTTCATCCTGACGGATGATCTGGGGTACGGTGATTTGGGGGTGTTGTACCAAAATGGCCGGCAGAGTGCTGGAAAGCCTAACCTGCATACACCTCATCTGGACAACATGGCAAGGCAGGGGATGCTCCTGACCCGCCACTACGTACCGGCTCCGGTTTGTGCCCCTTCCCGGGCGTCGCTGATGCTGGGGGTCCACCAGGGCCATGCGAATATTCGAAATAATCAGTTTGACAAAGCTCTGGCAGATAACCACACCATTGCGTCGGTTTTGAAACAGGCTGGTTATGCCACGGCGCTGGTCGGGAAATGGGGGTTACAGGGATTGCAGGGGGATAGTCCCCAAACTTGGGAAGCCTATCCGACCAAACGGGGCTTTGATTATTTTCTGGGGTACGTACGGCATCGAGACGGGCACAACCATTACCCGGCACACCCGGCTCGTGAGCGGCCACCGGTAGAGCTTTATCAGGGAAACGAAGAAATTTCCCGGCAGCTTCAGGGTGTTTATACAGCAGATCTGTTTACGGCTACTGCCAAACGGTGGATAACTACCCAAAATCAAACCCGGAAAGGCGAACCTTTCTTCCTGTATCTGGCGTATGATACCCCGCATGCGAGTTTGCAGGTGCCTGCCAAAGCCTACCCTCAGGGGGGCGGCCTGAAGGGCGGAGTACAGTGGCTTGGTCAGGACGGCCGGTATATAAACACCGCTTCTGAAAATATAGATAGTTATATACACCCCGATTATGCATCGAAACCCTGGCCCGATGAGCAAAAACGGCATGCCACCATGGTGCGACGGATTGACGATGGTATTGGAGACCTGATGCAACTGTTGAAAGACCTGAAAATTGATCAGGAGACACTGGTGGTATTTACCTCCGACAATGGCCCCCACACGGAGTCGTATGGCTACGGCCCCTACCAGCCTACTTTTTTCGACAGCTACGGCTCCATGGACGGCATCAAGCGCGATGTCTGGGAAGGGGGTATTCGGGTACCGCTGATTGCCCGTTGGCCAGGTCACATTGGAGCCGGTCGCCGGGACGACACCCCGAGTGGTTTCCACGACTGGCTTCCGACGCTCGCAGACATGGCAGCTGTGCCCGCCCCAGCAAATACAGATGGTGTCTCGCTGCTGCCGCTCCTGTCTGGAAAAGGAAAGCAAACTCCGCCTACTGTCTACATCGAATACCAGGTCACCGGCAAAACTCCCGAGTTTGAGGAGTTTTTACCCGCGCACCGAGGTCAGGCACATGGGGAGATGCAGGTGATCTATGAGGATGGCTACAAAGGAATACGGATAAACCTGAAGTCGTCTCAGGATGATTTTCAGATCTACGATACCCGGGTTGATGCTCAGGAGCGCACCAATCTGGCTGGAAGTAGCCTTTATTTCCAGCGTTTACAGGAACGAATGAAGGATCGGGTGTTGCAACTCCGGAGGCCGGATACCAGCGCAGTACGTCCATATGACCGGGATTTTATGCCAGCTTTGCGCCAGGTGAGAGCAACAGAACGGGGAATCGCCTACCGGATGTACGAGATAACCTCCCCTTGGGCACCCCTGCCGACCAGCTTGCGGGAAGGGCCGATAAAATCTGGTGTAAGCGAAGGACTGAATGTCGATATACTAACCCCGGGTAAAGGTATGGTCATTGAGTTTCGAGGCTTGTTAGCTGTGCCGGAAGATGGTGAATATTCGTTTGCGCTACAGACCGTTCAGGGTGCGGTGATGCGGCTTCACGAGGCTACTATCCTCGATGCTGGTAGGCAAAACAGGGCTGGCCATTCCCATATTGCTACCGTTCGATTGGCAAAAGGGATGCACCCGGTTAGCCTGGTTTATACCAGCGGGCCGACAAAGGTACCCGCGCTGACCGTCCAATGGAGTGGACCTGGATTTACCGCAAAGCCGCTGGCCCTTTACCAGAACCCAACTGGTTCGGCGTCTAACTAA
- a CDS encoding ParA family protein, with product MLTHEEVYKFLKKKPTLSHSGLNKEAGLPTGTLAKAMNGQRTLSEAHLKALVPVLRQYGIDDFLNHRAIVLAVVNHKGGVGKTTTTINLGKGLANRGQSVLLIDMDSQGNLSQSLGVHNPEQQLLQALTQNVPIPVVPLKENYHLVPSDLELARAEADLTKTPSGVLRFRNALTPLLTQYDYILIDCPPSLTIFTYSALVASTAALVVLEPEASAVKGMYNLLELIHDIKESFNARLGVEGIVMARVNPQLVLHRELMAQVRADLKGQPFFKTEIRQNIALAESQYVGQDIFEYKPTSTGATDYQALADEVVAKHPA from the coding sequence ATGCTGACACACGAGGAGGTGTATAAATTCCTGAAAAAGAAGCCTACGCTTTCTCATTCGGGCTTAAACAAAGAGGCTGGCCTGCCAACTGGTACACTGGCCAAAGCGATGAATGGGCAACGTACCCTGAGTGAAGCCCATTTGAAAGCTTTGGTGCCAGTGCTTCGCCAATATGGAATTGACGATTTTCTGAACCACCGGGCGATCGTATTGGCTGTCGTCAATCATAAAGGGGGAGTGGGTAAGACCACCACAACTATTAACTTGGGTAAAGGACTGGCGAATCGGGGACAGTCGGTGCTCCTCATCGACATGGATTCGCAGGGTAATCTGTCGCAGAGTTTAGGCGTACACAACCCCGAGCAGCAACTGCTTCAGGCCCTGACCCAGAATGTTCCTATTCCGGTTGTGCCGCTGAAAGAAAACTACCACTTGGTGCCGAGCGATCTGGAATTGGCCCGAGCCGAAGCGGATTTGACCAAAACGCCGAGCGGAGTGCTTCGCTTCCGTAATGCACTGACCCCGCTGCTGACGCAATACGACTACATCCTGATCGACTGCCCGCCTTCGCTTACCATCTTCACGTATTCGGCCCTGGTCGCTTCTACGGCGGCCCTGGTGGTGCTGGAGCCGGAAGCCTCGGCCGTCAAAGGAATGTATAACCTCCTTGAGTTGATCCATGACATCAAGGAATCGTTTAATGCGCGTTTAGGCGTCGAGGGCATTGTGATGGCGCGGGTAAACCCCCAATTGGTACTGCACCGGGAACTGATGGCGCAGGTACGGGCTGATCTGAAAGGCCAGCCGTTTTTCAAGACGGAAATCCGGCAGAACATCGCACTGGCCGAATCGCAGTACGTCGGTCAGGATATTTTTGAGTACAAACCTACCTCTACCGGAGCCACTGATTACCAAGCCCTGGCCGATGAAGTGGTGGCTAAACATCCAGCCTGA
- a CDS encoding HsdM family class I SAM-dependent methyltransferase: MYEYLLAKIATAGQNGQFHTPRYIIKLMVDLMRHTPDDVVCDPPSGSCGFLVGPAEYLHQHHVGEFFQPEFWKRFNESMFLGMEFDATMIRIGVMNLMLHGIERLNLIDMDALSEANAGFTDRATLVLANPPFNGSLDHEAVEKRVLQTFNTKKTELLFLILMLRGLRAGGRAAVIVPDGVLFGSSKAHRQIRQVLIDRHQLQGGMEMPGGVFEPYADVSTAILIFTKTNAGGTGAVWFYDMRDDGFTLDDKSQATAANDIPDSVARWHGREDDTYQN; this comes from the coding sequence GTGTATGAATACCTGCTCGCTAAAATCGCGACGGCTGGGCAAAATGGGCAGTTTCATACCCCTCGATACATCATCAAACTGATGGTTGACCTGATGCGCCATACACCCGATGACGTCGTTTGCGACCCTCCCTCAGGAAGCTGCGGCTTTCTCGTGGGCCCGGCTGAGTACCTCCATCAGCATCATGTCGGCGAGTTCTTTCAGCCTGAGTTTTGGAAACGGTTCAATGAATCGATGTTCCTAGGCATGGAGTTCGATGCGACGATGATTCGCATTGGGGTGATGAACCTGATGTTGCACGGGATTGAACGACTGAATCTGATTGACATGGATGCGTTGTCGGAAGCCAACGCGGGCTTTACTGATCGCGCTACGCTGGTGCTGGCTAACCCGCCGTTCAATGGGAGTTTGGATCACGAAGCTGTAGAAAAGCGAGTTTTACAGACCTTTAACACTAAGAAAACGGAACTCCTGTTTCTAATCCTAATGCTACGTGGTCTGAGGGCGGGTGGCCGGGCGGCTGTGATCGTACCCGATGGAGTATTGTTCGGATCCTCTAAAGCCCATCGGCAGATTCGGCAGGTACTTATTGACCGCCATCAGTTGCAGGGTGGCATGGAGATGCCGGGCGGGGTGTTCGAGCCCTACGCCGACGTGAGCACGGCCATTCTGATTTTCACCAAAACGAACGCGGGCGGTACGGGCGCTGTCTGGTTTTACGACATGCGGGACGATGGCTTCACGCTCGATGATAAAAGCCAGGCCACGGCCGCCAACGACATTCCCGACAGCGTGGCCCGCTGGCACGGCCGGGAAGACGACACATACCAGAACTGA
- a CDS encoding PDDEXK nuclease domain-containing protein has translation MTNHSPISPDLLNDLRALIGQSRQKVALVINAEITRLYWAIGKRINIEVLGQGRAEYGKQTIRQLSDRLTAEYGKGFSPANLTNAIELARLYPDVSIIQTLSEQFTWSHLVTLLYVKDDLKREFYTQMARLERWSVRMLRQKIDGMLYERTAISQQPDETIRRELAELHETDRLTPDMVFRDPYVLDFLGLEKTYSEEELEDAIVSELQKFIIELGSDFAFMARQKRIVIDGDDHRIDLLFYHRRLRRLVAIDLKLGRFKAAYKGQMELYLGWLRKHEMLEGENNPIGLILCAEKSHEHIELLELDKGDIRVAEYLTHQLPRTLLEQKLHTAIEQARKRLEKAKEDQ, from the coding sequence ATGACTAATCACTCACCTATTTCGCCCGATTTACTTAATGACCTCCGTGCACTGATCGGGCAGTCGAGGCAGAAGGTGGCTCTGGTTATTAATGCGGAAATTACCCGGCTCTACTGGGCTATCGGCAAACGCATCAACATTGAAGTATTAGGGCAGGGGAGGGCTGAATACGGCAAGCAAACCATTCGGCAGTTGAGCGACCGCCTTACGGCTGAATACGGCAAAGGGTTTAGCCCCGCAAACCTTACCAATGCCATAGAGTTAGCCCGGCTTTATCCCGACGTATCAATTATTCAGACACTGTCTGAACAATTTACGTGGTCACATCTGGTTACGCTGCTTTACGTCAAAGACGACCTAAAGCGGGAGTTTTACACCCAAATGGCCCGACTGGAGCGGTGGAGTGTACGGATGCTGCGGCAAAAGATCGACGGAATGCTGTACGAGCGTACCGCTATTTCGCAACAGCCTGACGAAACCATCCGGCGTGAGCTGGCAGAGTTGCATGAAACGGACCGGCTAACGCCCGACATGGTGTTTCGTGACCCTTACGTACTTGATTTTCTAGGCTTAGAAAAGACGTACTCAGAGGAAGAACTGGAAGATGCCATTGTTTCTGAATTACAGAAGTTCATCATCGAACTCGGCTCCGACTTTGCGTTCATGGCCCGACAAAAACGGATTGTCATCGACGGCGACGACCACCGGATCGACCTGCTCTTCTACCACCGTCGGTTACGTCGACTGGTGGCTATAGACCTCAAGTTGGGACGGTTTAAAGCTGCCTACAAAGGGCAGATGGAACTGTATCTGGGCTGGCTTCGTAAGCATGAGATGCTGGAAGGAGAGAATAATCCAATCGGCTTGATACTCTGTGCCGAAAAATCGCACGAGCATATTGAACTGCTCGAACTCGACAAAGGCGATATCCGAGTGGCCGAATACCTGACGCATCAACTGCCACGCACCTTACTGGAGCAAAAGCTACATACAGCCATTGAGCAGGCTCGAAAGCGACTCGAAAAAGCGAAAGAAGATCAATAA